One genomic segment of Pedobacter endophyticus includes these proteins:
- a CDS encoding cytochrome d ubiquinol oxidase subunit II has translation MEYVVITFLCLGILLYFLLGGADFGAGIIELFTSAKNRSRTRKTMYHAIGPVWEANHMWLIIAIVILFVGFPHIYTTMSVYLHIPLLIMLIGIIARGTAFVFRHYDAIKDDMHWLYNRIFRYSSFITPLFLGIIAGSVISGHIDTNANDFLSAYVFSWLNWFSVSVGLFTVSLCGFLAAIYLIGETDDGHDKRRFIKKAEYMNIAAVIFGAMVFIAAAIDKIPLIDWVFKNPVGLSAIVLASLSLILLWYLLLKGKTKVLRILAGFQVSMILLAISYAHFPNFIRLKNGDTISLFNTLGPEKTIYSLGLALLLGSVLILPFLGYLFYKFQKKEE, from the coding sequence ATGGAATACGTAGTCATTACTTTTTTATGTTTGGGAATTTTGCTTTATTTTTTGTTGGGCGGAGCAGATTTTGGGGCGGGAATAATTGAACTCTTTACTTCCGCAAAAAACAGAAGTAGAACACGAAAAACGATGTATCACGCCATTGGTCCCGTATGGGAGGCCAACCACATGTGGCTAATCATTGCCATTGTAATTCTTTTTGTGGGTTTTCCGCACATTTACACTACGATGTCTGTTTATTTGCATATTCCCTTGCTCATCATGCTCATTGGAATCATTGCCCGTGGAACAGCCTTTGTTTTCCGCCATTACGACGCCATTAAGGATGATATGCACTGGCTTTATAACCGTATTTTCAGGTATTCTAGTTTTATAACTCCCTTGTTTTTAGGAATTATCGCCGGAAGTGTAATTTCTGGCCATATTGATACCAACGCCAATGATTTCCTGTCTGCCTATGTTTTTAGCTGGCTCAATTGGTTTTCAGTTTCCGTAGGCTTGTTCACCGTATCGCTTTGTGGGTTTTTAGCTGCGATTTACCTTATCGGCGAAACGGACGACGGACATGATAAACGCAGATTTATTAAGAAAGCAGAATACATGAACATTGCCGCGGTAATTTTTGGTGCAATGGTTTTCATCGCTGCCGCGATAGATAAAATTCCGCTTATCGATTGGGTTTTTAAAAATCCCGTAGGGTTGAGCGCCATCGTATTGGCCAGTTTATCCCTCATTTTACTTTGGTATCTTTTACTAAAGGGAAAAACCAAGGTTTTAAGGATTTTGGCAGGGTTTCAAGTCAGCATGATCTTACTGGCAATCAGCTATGCCCACTTTCCAAATTTTATCCGCTTAAAAAATGGCGATACAATCTCACTTTTTAATACATTGGGCCCTGAGAAGACCATTTACAGCCTGGGGCTTGCACTTTTGTTGGGAAGCGTATTAATCTTGCCTTTCCTGGGCTATTTATTTTACAAGTTTCAGAAAAAGGAAGAGTAG